A genome region from Tissierellales bacterium includes the following:
- a CDS encoding Ig-like domain-containing protein, with translation MNKRNIAKRLLAVGISVLMCTSIIPASAQSQDERVQKWASVLDKCIETEVQEAETLKAENQAKEAVDKASWEYENNNYLYLADTLPINDSIYGSFNSAKDLDCFKTEIDKPGILTFTCTSDEGTAEDFDFALVDERGNVLKFAEADEDLARTKSLEVNPALDPDYYIVVLPNSESVVKSTYKLDCEYEELENYVAIDDIQINKDEFVLKEGSTLELDYTLNPENATESVTFVSTDEDVATVDENGVVTGVSTGSCEIKMMNPRETVKSFAKVFVESDIEINSFEFGKERYMAQKGDQINLKTALGLPEDAYVHIAWDLNDDLGTINEDGIFYAENEGVAKVTATYGEDTAYAYLIVGRIERRVERRAILVGNGDYPGKVNDLNGPPYDVERLETVFNKADFEDKGDFAEVNTYADLDRAGLQQAIDDMRPLVGKEDITYFYYSGHGNTDGRTSSLCMMNDDVKVAELKEMLDELPGVKVVFLDSCFSGGFIGKADASDSQLEQFNDDVVEIFGSHSKSLLTEGPYKVLTASSKTETSIEFGGTPPYGIFTKLLTDSSGYEGNYPADANGDSAVTLRESYDHIYEAILSRSPNQHMQIFPEDSQFEWMRYEGVHTTYLDNISFADANKTIAVGENGELDLTFEPADASNKSVFYYSDDAELVSVDLEGNYTALKAGETTLHAISVDGLYEAEMKIVVE, from the coding sequence ATGAACAAAAGAAACATTGCAAAAAGATTATTAGCAGTAGGTATCAGTGTCTTGATGTGCACATCTATTATTCCAGCGAGTGCTCAGAGTCAAGATGAAAGAGTACAAAAATGGGCATCGGTTTTAGACAAATGTATTGAAACTGAGGTTCAGGAAGCAGAAACACTAAAAGCAGAGAATCAAGCTAAAGAAGCAGTAGACAAGGCTAGTTGGGAGTATGAAAACAATAACTATTTGTATTTAGCAGATACGCTTCCTATAAATGACAGCATTTATGGATCTTTTAATTCAGCTAAAGACTTAGATTGTTTCAAAACAGAGATAGACAAGCCAGGTATATTAACATTTACATGCACATCTGACGAGGGAACTGCAGAAGATTTTGATTTTGCACTAGTTGATGAGAGAGGTAATGTACTTAAATTTGCAGAGGCAGATGAAGATTTAGCTCGTACAAAATCACTTGAAGTAAATCCAGCATTAGACCCAGATTATTATATTGTGGTATTGCCAAATAGCGAGAGTGTAGTTAAGTCTACTTACAAATTAGATTGTGAATATGAAGAATTAGAAAACTATGTTGCTATAGACGATATTCAAATCAATAAAGATGAGTTTGTTCTTAAAGAAGGTAGCACATTAGAATTAGACTATACATTAAATCCAGAAAATGCTACAGAATCTGTAACGTTTGTATCAACAGATGAAGACGTAGCTACAGTAGATGAAAATGGAGTTGTAACAGGAGTGTCTACAGGTAGTTGTGAAATTAAAATGATGAATCCAAGAGAAACAGTGAAATCATTTGCAAAAGTATTTGTTGAATCAGATATAGAGATCAATTCTTTTGAATTTGGAAAAGAAAGATATATGGCACAAAAGGGCGATCAGATCAATTTGAAAACAGCACTTGGATTGCCAGAAGATGCGTATGTTCACATTGCATGGGATTTAAATGATGATTTAGGAACTATAAATGAAGATGGAATTTTCTATGCTGAAAATGAAGGTGTTGCTAAAGTAACGGCAACTTATGGTGAAGATACAGCATATGCATATTTGATAGTTGGTAGAATTGAAAGAAGAGTAGAGAGAAGAGCAATTTTAGTTGGTAATGGAGATTACCCAGGAAAAGTAAATGACTTAAACGGACCTCCTTATGATGTAGAGAGATTAGAGACAGTATTTAATAAAGCTGATTTTGAGGACAAGGGAGATTTCGCAGAAGTAAATACTTATGCTGATTTAGATAGAGCTGGTTTGCAGCAAGCTATAGATGACATGAGACCTTTAGTTGGAAAAGAAGATATAACTTATTTCTACTATTCAGGTCATGGTAATACAGATGGAAGAACTAGTTCTCTTTGCATGATGAATGATGACGTAAAAGTAGCAGAATTAAAAGAGATGTTAGATGAATTGCCAGGAGTTAAGGTTGTATTCTTAGACAGCTGTTTCTCAGGTGGATTCATTGGAAAAGCAGATGCTTCAGATTCTCAATTAGAGCAATTCAATGATGATGTAGTAGAGATTTTTGGAAGCCATTCAAAATCACTTCTTACAGAAGGACCTTACAAAGTTTTAACTGCTTCATCTAAAACTGAGACATCTATAGAATTTGGTGGAACTCCACCTTATGGAATCTTTACGAAGTTATTGACAGATTCAAGTGGATACGAAGGAAACTATCCAGCAGATGCTAATGGCGATAGTGCTGTAACACTTAGAGAGAGTTATGATCATATTTATGAGGCAATTCTTTCAAGAAGCCCTAACCAACACATGCAAATATTCCCAGAAGATAGCCAATTTGAATGGATGCGTTATGAAGGAGTACACACAACATATCTAGACAATATTAGCTTTGCTGATGCGAATAAGACAATCGCTGTAGGCGAAAATGGAGAATTAGATCTTACATTTGAACCAGCAGATGCTAGTAATAAGAGTGTATTCTACTATTCAGATGACGCTGAGCTTGTAAGCGTAGATTTAGAAGGAAACTACACAGCATTAAAAGCAGGAGAGACAACTCTTCATGCAATAAGTGTAGATGGTCTTTATGAAGCAGAAATGAAAATTGTGGTTGAGTAG